The bacterium genome includes the window CTCGAACGGTCTACAAAGTTAACTCTTTTCTAACCCTTTGTCAAGCATCTCTTCATTTTTTTTCGCTTTTATTTTCGCGGCCAGAAGAGCAGCCGAATCGCAAAGGGAAAACAATATACGCAGGTCAGCTCGTGAAATGCAAGAAGAAAATGACACCGCGTGCTAATAAATATTCGTCGAATTCCAGCTGCGGCCAGGCAAGCCCTACGCCCTTTAAAACCGGGGCGTTGCCGCCGGTCACGAATACAGGAGCATTCGGTCCGGTAATCTCTTCAGCCTCATGCAGCATCCCGATCAACGCCAACCGCGTAAAATGGAGTACGCCGGAACGTATACTTGAAATGGAGTCGTCGCCGAATACCGGTGTCTCTGCGGGCGCGAGTTCGGGCAACTGCGCGGTGTGTCGATGCAGCGCGGCAAATGCTGTGCGTATTCCCGGAGCGATCGCGCCGCCGCGAAAATAGCCCTCACGGTCCACCACATTGAACGTCGTCGCCGTTCCGCAATCGATAACCACGACAGGAGAACCCGCCAGGGACCTCGCAGCGAGGACGGCACAGTACCGGTCCGCGCCCAGGGTTTCCATCGTCCTGTAACGTGTGGGAAAGAATTCCGCTGCCGCAGGCTGCACCATGCGTACGTCGGAAATGCCCGCATCCAGAAGCAACACACGCATCGGATCGACGAGGGAAGGGACAACGGAAGAGACGCCTGCACGCACAGGCACCGGCAATCCGGCGTCGCTTCGTGGAAGCAGCTTTTTCGCTTCACCGCTGCGCAACTGTTCGTGCGTGAAACGCACGCTGTGTGCGATGCTGAGCTTCGCAGGATCCTCGCCCTGCATCCATGTCAGCTTGCAGGCGCTGTTTCCAATGTCCACGGCCAGCTGCATCACCGCTTCTTTCCCTTTCCACCGCCCCCGGAATTTCGTCCGCCCCGCTTTCCGCCACTGCGGTTGCCGCCACTGCGGTTGCCGCCACTGCGGTTGCCGCCACTGAGTTTACTGCCGGATACCCGCGCGTTACTGCTGGACACGCCGCTGCGGGAGGCTCCGCTGCGGGAGTCTCCGCTGCGGGAGTCTCCGCTGCGGGACGTTTGCCTTCGAGAAGAGTGATCGTCGTCACTGCCGGAGCCGCCGCTCCGCATGGCAGCCGTCTCACCTTCGAGGAGTACGAAATCGATTTCCTGCTCCACGCTGTCAACGCGGGATACGCGTACACGGACCCTGTCCCCAAGCCGATACCGCTTCCCGCTGTGCTGTCCGACAAGCTGCCACCGCGCCTTGTCATACTCGTAGTAGTCGTCGAGACTGCGCACGTGGACGAGGCCCTCGACCAGCGAAGGCATGATCTCCACGTATAAACCGTATCGCGTAACGCCGCTGATGAGCGCATCGAAATCATCGCCCTCATGCCGCTTCATGTATTCGACTTGCTTGATCTTCCTCGATGCCCGCTCAGCTTCGACAGCGACGCGTTCACGAATCGAACTCTGCCGGGCGATGTCCGCAAGCCGTTTGCCGGACGCGGCCTTACCGGAAGCCTTCCCGTTCGCACCGAAGTATCTGAACAGCAGGCGGTGCACAATGAGGTCAGGGTAACGGCGAATGGGACTGGTAAAATGTGTGTAGTGGCGAAACCCGAGTCCGAAGTGCCCGATATTTTCCGTGCTGTAGACGGCCTTCGCCATGGAACGAATGGTGACGTCCTGCACTACGTTTTCTTCGGGACGCCCGCGAATGTGCTCGAGCATGCGTTGAAAGGACTGCGAGCTGGTGGGATCGATCTGCACCTTCACACCGAGATGGCGGAGAAACTCGAGCAGCTCACGCACCTTCTCCGAATCGGGCACATCGTGTACGCGGTAGATGAATCCCTTCCCCTCGCTGCGCAGCTTGGCGGCTTCCTGAGCGACGGTTTTGTTCGCGAGAAGCATGAACTCCTCGATCATGCGCATGCTCATCAGACGCTGCTTCGGGACGATGTCTATCGGTGCCCCGGTGCTGTCCAACACAAATTTGACCTCAGGCACGGCGAAATCGACGGAGCCTTCACGAAAGCGCTTTTTCATCAGCGTCGTCGCGAGTTTCTCCATCTGCTGCAGGGTCTCGAGATGAAGCCCTTCCCCGTTGTCGAGTATCTCCTGCACTTCGTCATAGGTAAAGCGCTTCTTCGAATGAATCACGCTCTTTGCAAGCTGGTAGTCACGCACGGCACCCCGAGGGGATACGGTCACTATCGCGGAATATGTCAGCCTGTCTTTCCCTTCCTTGAGACTGCAGAGATGATTCGACAGTCGTTCCGGCAGCATGGGAAACACACCGTCCACCATGTACACGCTGGTACCGCGGCGCAATGCTTCCCGGTCCAGCTCCGAACCCTCCTGCACATAATGCGAGACATCCGCAATGTGGACTCCGAGCACGTAGTTCCCGTCCTCATCCCGCCGCAGGGAAACGGCATCGTCAAAATCCCGCGCATCAGCCGGATCAATGGTGAAGCATTCTTCATCCCGCAGGTCGAGCCGTCCATGCAGCTCATCTTCCGAGATCTCTGCCGGCAGCGCATGCGCCTCGTCCATAACGTTTTCGGGGAACTCCATGCTCAGTCCGAAACGGCGCGCAAGCGCGAGCATCTCTACTTCCGCCTTTCCCGTACGGCCAAGGACCTCGACGATTTCACCTTCCAGTCCGAGATGACGCTGGGTATCGGCCAGGAGGCGGACGACCACCTTATCGTCTTCTCGGGCATCTCCAAGGTTACGGCGCCCGATGGCGATGTCTCCTTCGACATCGCGGTCGTCAGGTTCCACATACCAGAGCTTCCCGAGTTGCTTGAGCGTACCAACGACGAGTCGGTCTTCCCGTTCTGCCGGTTCTTCACTGCGGCGCATCATCCAGCGGCTTCCTTTGAGTCGTACGATGTGATCTTCCTCCTGCAGTTCCCGCAGTATGGCTTTCAGCTGCTGGTAGGGGGGACCCTGTTTCGGCACAGAGAGCCGACGGGCCAATTCTTTGGTCTTGAACGCCCGGCCTTCCTCTTTGCGGAGGAAGTCCATGACGCGTTGTTGCAATGTCTGTTTCACGTTAAAAAGAGAATCGTTGAAGAATCTTGAGCTCCCAGACCGAGTACTCCTGCGACTGTGAAGTACTCTCCAGGTTCTGATTGGTTGTGATGCGCGAGATCTGGATAATCTGATCCAGCCATGGCACACCGGTGATGCGGCTGACGGGGAATTCCACCGTAATGTTTGAACTTCCCAGGTCGCTGATCTTTCCGTCATACGTGATGACGGACTGCCCGATCTCGCTCGTCAGTTTGACACGCGAATTTTCCGTCCCGAGATTCGAGAAGTCCACCCGCTTGATGACGTCGTTTAACCCGGCTTTGTTCAGAAACTGATTCGCAGCCGAGGAAGCGATCGACGACCCCATCTGGTTGAACATATCCTGGGATTTCGCAACCAGCGAACTCCCCTCCCCTTCATTCGAGGAAATGTCCTTGGCGAAGACACCGAACAGAATGAAAGAGAATGCATCCGACTGGACATCCCCTGCGGCGGCCACGGGCTCACCGTTTGCTTCGTCCCAGCGCATGTCCCACCCCTCCAGCCTGGGTTTGTTCTTCGTACCTCGAATCTTGAACGACACGAACACCTTGCGCCGCTGATCCGTGCGGGGATTGATATAGTAGTCGGAATACACGGCCCGGAGGTCCAGGTCGGGATTGAACGGATCGCGCGTGAAATACAGGGAACCGTCAGCACTCAACCGCTTTCCGAAGAAAAGGAAGGAGGATGCCTCGCCCAGTTTCACTTCGCCAACGAAGGTCATGCCGCTGCTGCCAAAACTGCTGACCCGCAAATCGTCGAATTCCAGCTCCGCATTGAGTTCCTCCTGCAGGACCGAAAGCGGGATTTCCACGATCAGGCTTCCTTCCGTACTGAGACGGAGATCATAGGAAAGTCCTTCCAGAACAGAGCGCTCACGCATCTGCGGAGAGTCGTTTTCGCTGCCTCCGAGACGCGAGGATCGGCCAAATCTTCCGGCGGAAAGGGAACTGACAACCCGCGTCGTGGTGTCGTCAACGACAACATACTTGATGTCGGCGTATTCGTTGACTCCACCCTGCGTATTCTCCAGAGGGAAGGTGAGATTCCCGCGTTTGATGACGATATTCCCGAGCAGTCGCGACCGATCGAGGCGTCCGCTGTATGTCAGGGGTTCCCCTCCGGTCCCGATGTACAGATCGCCATAGAGCGCCCGCAGTGTCGCCCGGGTAGCGGGATTGAGGACCTTCAGCTGACCCTCAACCGCCAGGTCGAATTCTGCGATACTGAACGCATCAGTCGTGATACTGCCCGATGCCTCCATCTTCCCCTGTTTCCAGTCCTGT containing:
- a CDS encoding type III pantothenate kinase, whose translation is MQLAVDIGNSACKLTWMQGEDPAKLSIAHSVRFTHEQLRSGEAKKLLPRSDAGLPVPVRAGVSSVVPSLVDPMRVLLLDAGISDVRMVQPAAAEFFPTRYRTMETLGADRYCAVLAARSLAGSPVVVIDCGTATTFNVVDREGYFRGGAIAPGIRTAFAALHRHTAQLPELAPAETPVFGDDSISSIRSGVLHFTRLALIGMLHEAEEITGPNAPVFVTGGNAPVLKGVGLAWPQLEFDEYLLARGVIFFLHFTS
- the rnr gene encoding ribonuclease R produces the protein MKQTLQQRVMDFLRKEEGRAFKTKELARRLSVPKQGPPYQQLKAILRELQEEDHIVRLKGSRWMMRRSEEPAEREDRLVVGTLKQLGKLWYVEPDDRDVEGDIAIGRRNLGDAREDDKVVVRLLADTQRHLGLEGEIVEVLGRTGKAEVEMLALARRFGLSMEFPENVMDEAHALPAEISEDELHGRLDLRDEECFTIDPADARDFDDAVSLRRDEDGNYVLGVHIADVSHYVQEGSELDREALRRGTSVYMVDGVFPMLPERLSNHLCSLKEGKDRLTYSAIVTVSPRGAVRDYQLAKSVIHSKKRFTYDEVQEILDNGEGLHLETLQQMEKLATTLMKKRFREGSVDFAVPEVKFVLDSTGAPIDIVPKQRLMSMRMIEEFMLLANKTVAQEAAKLRSEGKGFIYRVHDVPDSEKVRELLEFLRHLGVKVQIDPTSSQSFQRMLEHIRGRPEENVVQDVTIRSMAKAVYSTENIGHFGLGFRHYTHFTSPIRRYPDLIVHRLLFRYFGANGKASGKAASGKRLADIARQSSIRERVAVEAERASRKIKQVEYMKRHEGDDFDALISGVTRYGLYVEIMPSLVEGLVHVRSLDDYYEYDKARWQLVGQHSGKRYRLGDRVRVRVSRVDSVEQEIDFVLLEGETAAMRSGGSGSDDDHSSRRQTSRSGDSRSGDSRSGASRSGVSSSNARVSGSKLSGGNRSGGNRSGGNRSGGKRGGRNSGGGGKGKKR